A stretch of Mesoplodon densirostris isolate mMesDen1 chromosome 7, mMesDen1 primary haplotype, whole genome shotgun sequence DNA encodes these proteins:
- the ZBTB44 gene encoding zinc finger and BTB domain-containing protein 44 isoform X5 translates to MLIHSGIKPFQCDRCGKKFTRAYSLKMHRLKHEGKRCFRCQICSATFTSFGEYKHHMRVSRHIIRKPRIYECKTCGAMFTNSGNLIVHLRSLNHEASELANYFQSSDFLVPDYLNQEQEETLVQYDLGEHSFENNSSVQMPVISQVSSTQNCESTFPLGSLGGLTEKEEEMPGQPKTSACAEATREDPPKSELSSVTIE, encoded by the exons ATGCTCATCCACTCAG gAATTAAACCATTTCAGTGTGACCGCTGTGGGAAAAAGTTCACCAGGGCTTACTCGCTAAAGATGCATCGCCTAAAGCATGAAGGTAAACGCTGTTTCCGGTGCCAGATATGTAGTGCCACTTTCACTTCCTTCGGGGAATATAAACACCACATGAGGGTTTCCCGGCACATTATCCGCAAGCCTCGGATTTACGAGTGCAAAACATGTGGCGCCATGTTCACCAACTCTGGAAATTTAATCGTGCACCTGAGGAGTCTGAACCATGAAGCGTCAGAGCTAGCAAACTACTTCCAGAGCAG TGATTTCCTAGTACCGGACTACTTAAACCAGGAGCAAGAAGAGACCCTTGTTCAGTATGATCTTGGAGAACACAGTTTTGAAAACAACTCCTCTGTCCAGATGCCTGTAATTTCACAGGTCTCCTCGACCCAGAATTGTGAAAGCACTTTTCCCTTGGGGTCTCTTGGTGGGCTGacagaaaaagaggaggaaatgcCAGGGCAGCCAAAGACCAGTGCTTGTGCCGAGGCAACCAGAGAGGACCCCCCAAAATCAGAGCTGTCTTCTGTAACTATTGAGTAA